The segment CGTCAATAGAGATGATCTTGGTGCCCCGAAGACACTTGTCCTGGGCGGCAAGGAACGAACCCGTGTCTCCAGCCAGAGCTGGAAGCGCGTGGTGCGCCACCAGGTGGAGGAACGACTCGCCGATCCCACCTACCGCACGCGTCGCTTGATCGCCGCAGTCGCTGAATGTCTGGGAGAGAAGCACGAGTGGTCGGAGGAGCTCGCGCTCCAGGGCGGGGTTGAGGTCGTGCGCGCCATGGGATCGAAGGGGGTGAAGATCGAACCGCCGAAGAAGAACAGTGACGGCAAGCCCGATCTCACGATCCCGCGCGACACCTCGGTGTTGTTCTTCGTCCCCCCATCGGCGGTGGAGGCACTCGCTCACCTCGCGTCCGAGCACCCGGACGAGATCACGGCGCAGTTGAACGCCAAGAAGCCCAGCTCCAAGGGTGTACTCCCCACCGCGGAGATCGAGGAAATCCTCGCAACGCGCAACGCCTCGGTCCGGCTGTTCGGGCGGATGATGGCCGAGCTCCCCTCCAGCCACGTCGACGGCGCGGTGCAGTTCGCGCACGCGTTCACGGTGCACAGCACCAACATCGACGTCGACTTCTTCACCGCCGTTGACGATCTCCTTGGGGAGGGGGAGACGGGCAGCGGTCACATGAATGAGGGCATGTTCGCCGCCGGCACGTTCTACCGTTATGCCAACATCAACCTGTCCCAGCTCGCCGCCAACTCCGACGGCGACATCGGCACCGTGAAACAACTCGCTGGTGAGTTTCTGCGGGCGTTCATCGACACCGTCCCTAGCGGGAA is part of the Spiractinospora alimapuensis genome and harbors:
- the cas7e gene encoding type I-E CRISPR-associated protein Cas7/Cse4/CasC, translating into MSSAAYLDIHALQTLPYSNVNRDDLGAPKTLVLGGKERTRVSSQSWKRVVRHQVEERLADPTYRTRRLIAAVAECLGEKHEWSEELALQGGVEVVRAMGSKGVKIEPPKKNSDGKPDLTIPRDTSVLFFVPPSAVEALAHLASEHPDEITAQLNAKKPSSKGVLPTAEIEEILATRNASVRLFGRMMAELPSSHVDGAVQFAHAFTVHSTNIDVDFFTAVDDLLGEGETGSGHMNEGMFAAGTFYRYANINLSQLAANSDGDIGTVKQLAGEFLRAFIDTVPSGKQNATGATTVPELVHIAVRGDRPVSFAGAFEQTVEGHRGHMADAQGVLSSYAADLAKVWWPDTVLFSGHSRFGEAMELSGLGQEVDGYPQLIQAALGAITDGGPRGASR